The stretch of DNA ATCGAAATTGCGAATCGTTGTCATGCCGTGCTTCTTGAAGAGCTCGGCGTGCAGTCGGATGACGTCGCTCGACTGGGACTCGAGCCCCACGACGTTCACGCCGCGGGAAAGCGTCTGCAGGTTCGCGTCGGGGCCGACGGTGGCCCGGAACGCGTCCATCATGTCGAACGCGTCTTCTTGGCAGTAGAAGTACAGCGATTGAAACCGGGCGCCCCCACCGGCCTCGAAGTAATTGAGGCCCGCGTCACGGGCCGCCTCGAGCGCCGGCAGGAAGTCGGCGGTCTGTACTCGTGCCCCATAGGCCGACTGGAAGCCGTCCCGGAAAGCGGTGCACATGAAATCGATTTTCTTCGCCACGGTCAAAAGCCTTGGTTGGTTGAGAGCCCAGCCGGTCGCGAAAGTGGATCACCCCTTCTGTGCCTCAGGTGGCTCGGCATTGGGGGTCGCAAGCCGCTTCCATCTCGCACGGCGGGACGGCAGCAGCACGCTTCTTACTTGGTGAGGACGGACCATAGCACGCCCGCCGCAATCGCTGACCCGATGACGCCCGCCACGTTCGGCGCCATCGCATGCATCAGCAGGTGATTGTTCGGGTCGGACTCGTGGCCTACCACTTGGACGACGCGCGCCGAATCGGGCACGGCCGACACTCCCGCCGCGCCGATCAACGGGTTGATCTTGTGATGCAGGAAGAGGTTCATGAACTTCGCGAAGAGCACGCCGGACGCGGTCGCGATGGCGAACGACAGCGCGCCGAGACCGAAGATCAACAATGACTGTTTGGTGAGGAACTGGTCCGCGTCGGTGCTCGCGCCGACTACAAAGCCCAGCAATATCGTCACAATATCGATCATCGCGGTGCGGGCCGTATTAGCGAGCCGTTCGGTCACCGTGCTCTCTTTCAGCAGGTTGCCGAAGAACAGCATGCCGATCAACACAAGCGACCCCGGCGCGATCATCGCGCATATTAAAAAGGCGGCGATCGGGAAGAGGATCCGCTCGTGCCGCGATACCTGACGCGGCGGTCGCATCCGGATAAGTCTCTCACTCTTCGTGGTTAGCAGCCGCATGACCGGCGGTTGAATCACCGGCACCAGCGCCATGTAGGAGTAGGCGGCAATGGCGATCGCCCCGAGGAGGTGCGGGGCCAACTTCGCCGATAGGAAGATAGCGGTCGGCCCATCGGCGCCCCCGATGATGCCGATTGCCCCCGCCTCGCTCGGCGTGAAGCCGATGAACATGGCGCCGAGCAACGTCAAGAAGATGCCTGCTTGCGCCGCCGCCCCCAACAGGACAAGCTTCGGCTCCGAGAGCATCGTCGAGAAATCGGTCATCGCCCCGATGCCCAGGAAGAT from Botrimarina mediterranea encodes:
- a CDS encoding sodium ion-translocating decarboxylase subunit beta, whose translation is MDILLEFLKTTGFYQMSPGNLGMLLVGLVFIALAILKDYEPLLLCPIGFGILVGNIPCADNMALGVYDEGSVLHYLYFGVSQGVFPPLIFLGIGAMTDFSTMLSEPKLVLLGAAAQAGIFLTLLGAMFIGFTPSEAGAIGIIGGADGPTAIFLSAKLAPHLLGAIAIAAYSYMALVPVIQPPVMRLLTTKSERLIRMRPPRQVSRHERILFPIAAFLICAMIAPGSLVLIGMLFFGNLLKESTVTERLANTARTAMIDIVTILLGFVVGASTDADQFLTKQSLLIFGLGALSFAIATASGVLFAKFMNLFLHHKINPLIGAAGVSAVPDSARVVQVVGHESDPNNHLLMHAMAPNVAGVIGSAIAAGVLWSVLTK